In Neofelis nebulosa isolate mNeoNeb1 chromosome 10, mNeoNeb1.pri, whole genome shotgun sequence, one DNA window encodes the following:
- the IFITM5 gene encoding interferon-induced transmembrane protein 5, with the protein MDTSYPREDPRAPTPRKDGAAHTALTVGAPRPPPRDHLIWSVFSTLYLNLCCLGFLALAYSIKARDQKVAGDLEAARRFGSKAKCYNILATMWALVPPLLLLALVVTGALHLSRLAKDSAAFFSTKFDDSDYD; encoded by the exons ATGGACACGTCGTACCCCCGCGAGGACCCCCGGGCCCCGACGCCCCGCAAGGACGGCGCCGCCCACACGGCCCTCACTGTGGGGGCGCCGCGACCCCCACCTCGAGACCACCTGATCTGGTCGGTGTTCAGCACCCTCTACCTGAACCTGTGCTGCCTCGGCTTCCTGGCGCTGGCCTACTCCATCAAG GCCCGAGACCAGAAGGTGGCTGGAGACCTGGAGGCAGCCCGGCGTTTTGGCTCCAAGGCCAAGTGCTACAACATCCTGGCCACGATGTGGGCGTTGGTACCGCCTCTCCTGCTCCTGGCGCTGGTGGTGACCGGTGCCCTGCACCTGTCCCGGCTGGCCAAGGACTCTGCTGCCTTCTTTAGCACCAAGTTCGATGACTCGGACTATGACTGA
- the LOC131488401 gene encoding interferon-induced transmembrane protein 3-like: MNCNAQPFLPGTHTGVPPSYEILKEEHEVAVLGRPQSPAPMATTVINIQTETSVPDHIVWSLFNTIFMNWCCLGFVAFAYSVKSRDRKMVGDVIGAQTYASTAKCLNIWALVLGLLLTLTFIILFFTGSLVVFQAISEMMKGYGGY; this comes from the exons ATGAACTGCAATGCTCAGCCCTTCCTTCCTGGCACCCACACTGGTGTCCCCCCAAGTTATGAGATACTCAAGGAGGAGCATGAGGTGGCGGTACTCGGGAggccccagagcccagctccCATGGCCACCACCGTGATCAACATCCAGACTGAGACGTCCGTGCCCGACCACATCGTCTGGTCCCTGTTCAACACAATCTTCATGAACTGGTGCTGCCTGGGCTTCGTGGCCTTTGCCTACTCCGTGaag TCTAGGGACCGGAAGATGGTGGGTGACGTGATCGGGGCCCAGACCTATGCCTCCACCGCCAAGTGCCTGAACATCTGGGCCCTGGTCTTGGGCCTCCTTCTCACCCTTACGTTCATCATTCTTTTCTTCACTGGCTCACTGGTGGTTTTCCAAGCAATTTCAGAAATGATGAAAGGTTATGGAGGGTACTAG
- the LOC131488403 gene encoding interferon-induced transmembrane protein 1-like, producing the protein MLKDNKVDILEGPQSSAPMATTVINIQTETSVPDHIVWSLFNTIFMNWCCLGFVAFAYSVKSRDRKMVGDVIGAQTYASTAKCLNIWALVLGILLTIGFIVLLVIAYMTAYNIILRVMQNSRGHH; encoded by the exons ATGTTAAAGGACAATAAGGTGGACATCCTGGAGGGGCCCCAGAGCTCAGCTCCCATGGCCACCACTGTGATCAATATCCAGACTGAGACATCTGTGCCCGACCACATCGTCTGGTCCCTGTTCAACACAATCTTCATGAACTGGTGCTGCCTGGGCTTCGTGGCCTTTGCCTACTCCGTGaag TCTAGGGACAGGAAGATGGTGGGTGACGTGATCGGGGCCCAGACCTATGCCTCCACCGCCAAGTGCCTGAACATCTGGGCCCTGGTCCTGGGCATCCTTCTGACCATTGGATTCATTGTTCTTCTGGTGATTGCCTACATGACGGCCTACAATATCATTTTAAGGGTTATGCAGAATAGCAGAGGCCACCACTAG